Proteins from a single region of Lelliottia sp. JS-SCA-14:
- a CDS encoding beta-galactosidase subunit beta, whose amino-acid sequence MDILNNLEEFTRRYQGGRKWQRCVEAIQNIDNIRPGVAHSIGDSLSYRLTTDTTTDALFLGHRRYFDVHYYLQGAQKIEFAPKAQLQVVECYRDETDREFLKGCGNTVEVHEGQMVICDIDEAYRFISDGAVKKVVLRVTVEDGYFHNK is encoded by the coding sequence ATGGATATTTTGAACAACCTGGAAGAGTTTACCCGCCGCTACCAGGGCGGTCGCAAATGGCAGCGCTGCGTGGAAGCGATACAGAACATCGACAACATTCGCCCCGGCGTGGCCCATTCGATTGGCGATTCGCTGAGCTATCGCCTGACCACCGACACCACCACCGACGCGCTGTTCCTCGGGCACAGACGATATTTCGACGTGCATTACTACCTGCAAGGGGCGCAAAAAATCGAGTTTGCCCCGAAGGCGCAATTACAGGTGGTGGAGTGCTACCGCGACGAAACCGACCGCGAGTTTCTCAAAGGCTGCGGCAACACGGTGGAGGTGCATGAAGGACAGATGGTGATCTGCGACATCGACGAAGCCTACCGTTTTATCAGCGACGGCGCGGTGAAAAAGGTCGTCCTGCGGGTGACCGTTGAAGACGGCTATTTCCATAACAAATAA
- the ygjK gene encoding alpha-glucosidase gives MKLTTPLAPLACALLLSLSAHATTADHYKNVINRVGAPHYMQDFDSDDHQRFNPFFDLGAWHGHLLPDGPETMGGFPGPALLTEEYINFMASNFDRLTVTRGGKKVDFTMQAWSLPGALVQTLTAPGVKIVMTLRFASPRTSLLETQITTDAPLVLQWDGELLEKLEAKEGKAVSDKTIDAAYPDYQRRLIATRDGVNVTFGKVRSTWDLLTSGASQYQVHKSIPVETHIDGHRFTSTARVNGSTRIWTTYSHLLTADDVSHEKAQIRDILARPAHFMQASEQRWEGYLQRGLTNPDATPEQTRVAVKAIETLNGNWRSPGGAVKFNTVTPSVTGRWFSGNQTWPWDTWKQAFAMAHFNPEIAKENIRAVFSWQVKADDKVRPQDAGFVPDLIAWNLSPDRGGDGGNWNERNTKPSLAAWSVMAVYKTTQDKAWLEEMYPKLVAYHDWWLRNRDHNHNGVPEYGATRDKAHNTENGEMLFTVKTGDKEQTLSGLKNYDTTVSKGQYDSLQIPAQVAASWESGRDDAAVFGFIDKDQLDKYVQNGGKRSDWTVSFAENRDAKGTLLGYSLMQESVDQASYMFSDNRYLAEMATILGKPEAAKHYAQLADKLAEYINTCMFDAKTQFYYDIRIEDKPLANGCAGRPIVERGKGPEGWSPLFNGAATQVHADAVVNVMLDPKEFNTFVPLGTAALTNPAFGADIYWRGRVWVDQFWFGLKGMERYGHRDAALKLADTFFQHAKGLTSDGPIQENYNPLTGAQQGAPNFSWSSAHLYMLYNDFFRKE, from the coding sequence ATGAAACTGACTACCCCACTTGCCCCGCTGGCCTGCGCGCTGCTGCTCAGCCTGTCGGCGCATGCAACGACTGCCGACCACTATAAAAACGTGATTAACCGCGTCGGCGCGCCGCACTACATGCAGGATTTCGACAGCGACGACCACCAGCGTTTTAACCCCTTCTTCGATCTCGGGGCCTGGCACGGACATCTCCTGCCCGATGGCCCGGAAACCATGGGCGGCTTCCCCGGCCCGGCGCTGCTGACGGAAGAGTACATCAACTTTATGGCCAGTAACTTTGACCGGCTGACGGTCACGCGCGGCGGCAAAAAAGTGGATTTCACGATGCAGGCCTGGAGTCTTCCTGGCGCGTTAGTCCAGACCCTGACCGCGCCGGGCGTGAAGATCGTCATGACATTGCGTTTCGCCAGCCCGCGCACCTCGCTTCTGGAAACGCAAATCACCACTGACGCGCCTCTGGTGCTGCAATGGGACGGCGAGCTGCTGGAAAAACTGGAAGCCAAAGAGGGCAAAGCGGTCTCCGATAAGACCATCGACGCGGCATACCCGGACTATCAGCGCCGCCTGATCGCCACGCGCGACGGCGTGAACGTGACCTTTGGAAAAGTGCGTTCAACCTGGGATCTACTGACCTCCGGCGCATCGCAGTATCAGGTGCATAAATCGATTCCCGTTGAGACCCACATTGACGGGCATCGCTTCACCAGCACCGCGCGCGTCAACGGTTCGACGAGGATCTGGACGACGTATTCCCATCTGCTGACCGCCGATGACGTCAGCCATGAGAAGGCGCAGATCCGCGATATCCTCGCCCGTCCTGCGCACTTTATGCAGGCGTCGGAGCAGCGCTGGGAAGGTTATTTGCAGCGCGGGCTGACCAACCCGGACGCCACGCCGGAACAGACGCGCGTCGCGGTAAAAGCCATCGAAACCCTGAACGGCAACTGGCGCTCGCCGGGCGGCGCGGTGAAATTCAATACCGTCACGCCGTCGGTCACCGGGCGCTGGTTCTCCGGCAACCAGACCTGGCCGTGGGACACCTGGAAGCAGGCGTTTGCGATGGCGCACTTCAACCCGGAGATCGCTAAAGAGAACATCCGCGCGGTCTTCTCGTGGCAAGTGAAAGCCGACGATAAAGTGCGTCCGCAGGATGCCGGATTTGTCCCGGATCTGATCGCCTGGAACCTCAGCCCGGATCGCGGCGGCGACGGCGGGAACTGGAACGAACGCAACACCAAGCCGAGTCTTGCGGCCTGGTCGGTGATGGCGGTTTATAAAACCACCCAGGACAAAGCCTGGCTGGAGGAGATGTACCCGAAACTGGTGGCTTATCACGACTGGTGGCTGCGCAACCGCGATCACAACCACAACGGCGTGCCGGAATACGGGGCGACGCGCGATAAAGCCCATAACACTGAAAACGGCGAGATGCTGTTCACGGTGAAAACTGGCGATAAAGAACAAACCCTTTCAGGGCTTAAGAATTACGACACGACCGTCAGCAAAGGCCAGTACGACAGCCTGCAAATTCCGGCGCAGGTGGCGGCCTCCTGGGAGTCCGGACGCGACGATGCGGCGGTGTTTGGCTTTATCGACAAAGATCAGCTGGATAAATACGTGCAGAACGGCGGGAAGCGCAGCGACTGGACGGTGAGTTTCGCCGAAAACCGCGACGCCAAAGGCACCCTGCTCGGCTATTCCCTGATGCAGGAGTCCGTCGATCAGGCGAGCTATATGTTCAGCGATAACCGCTATCTGGCGGAAATGGCGACGATCCTCGGCAAACCCGAAGCGGCGAAGCACTACGCGCAACTGGCGGATAAACTCGCGGAGTACATCAACACCTGCATGTTTGATGCGAAAACGCAGTTCTATTACGACATTCGCATCGAAGATAAACCGCTGGCCAACGGCTGCGCGGGCAGACCGATCGTCGAGCGCGGCAAAGGGCCGGAAGGCTGGTCGCCGCTGTTTAACGGCGCGGCAACGCAGGTGCACGCCGATGCGGTGGTGAACGTGATGCTCGACCCGAAAGAGTTTAATACCTTTGTGCCGCTCGGCACTGCGGCGTTAACCAACCCGGCGTTTGGCGCAGATATCTACTGGCGCGGACGCGTGTGGGTGGATCAGTTCTGGTTTGGGCTCAAAGGGATGGAACGCTACGGGCATCGCGACGCGGCGCTGAAACTGGCGGATACGTTCTTCCAGCACGCCAAAGGGCTGACCAGCGATGGGCCGATTCAGGAGAACTACAACCCGCTGACCGGCGCGCAGCAGGGTGCGCCGAACTTCTCATGGAGTTCTGCGCATTTGTATATGTTGTATAACGATTTTTTCCGTAAGGAGTAG
- the lsrG gene encoding (4S)-4-hydroxy-5-phosphonooxypentane-2,3-dione isomerase, with protein sequence MNVTLVEINIKPERVDEFLEVFRANHEGAIQEPGNLRFDVLQDPRVKTRFFIYEAYKDEEAVLAHKQTPHYLACVDKLEALMSEPRKKRSFVGLMPEG encoded by the coding sequence ATGAATGTGACGTTAGTGGAAATCAATATCAAACCGGAACGTGTGGATGAGTTTCTGGAGGTGTTTCGCGCCAACCACGAAGGGGCGATTCAGGAGCCGGGGAATCTGCGTTTTGACGTACTGCAGGACCCGCGGGTGAAGACCCGGTTCTTTATCTACGAGGCGTACAAAGACGAAGAGGCGGTGCTGGCACACAAGCAGACCCCGCACTATCTGGCGTGCGTCGATAAGCTTGAGGCGTTGATGTCGGAGCCGCGTAAGAAACGGAGTTTTGTGGGGTTGATGCCGGAAGGCTGA
- the ebgR gene encoding transcriptional regulator EbgR, whose amino-acid sequence MATLKDIAKEAGVSQATVSRILNDDRTLNVKEETRHRILEIAEKLEYRGSSARKSLVQHDACHHVLALYSYRQELEINDPYYLAIRHGIETQCEKLNIGLTNCYENQGLPEISKVSGILIVGKPAEQMRQAAEALSDNICFIDFHEAGSAFDSVDIDLVRISKEVIDFFAAQGVQRIGFIGGEDEPGKADIREKAFVEYGQLKGVVSEKDIWRGGFSSSSGYELATKMLAQDDFPEALFVASDSIAIGVLRAIHEKGLTIPQDISLISVNDIPTARFTFPPLTTVRIHSEMMGSQGVNLLLEKARDGRALPLQVFVPSRLKLRGTTR is encoded by the coding sequence ATGGCAACACTGAAAGATATCGCAAAGGAAGCGGGCGTGTCGCAGGCCACCGTGTCGCGCATTCTGAACGACGACCGGACGCTGAACGTCAAAGAGGAGACCCGTCACCGGATCCTCGAAATCGCTGAAAAACTGGAATATCGCGGGAGCAGCGCGCGCAAAAGCCTGGTCCAGCACGACGCCTGTCACCACGTGCTGGCGCTCTACAGCTACCGTCAGGAGCTGGAAATCAACGACCCCTACTATCTGGCCATCCGCCACGGCATTGAAACTCAATGCGAAAAGCTGAATATCGGCCTGACGAATTGCTATGAAAATCAGGGGCTGCCGGAGATCAGCAAGGTCAGCGGGATCCTGATTGTCGGCAAACCGGCAGAGCAGATGCGCCAGGCGGCAGAAGCCCTGAGCGACAATATTTGCTTCATCGATTTTCACGAGGCGGGTTCCGCTTTTGACTCGGTGGATATCGACCTGGTGCGCATCAGCAAAGAGGTGATCGACTTCTTCGCCGCACAGGGCGTACAGCGCATCGGCTTTATCGGCGGGGAAGACGAGCCGGGCAAAGCGGACATCCGCGAAAAAGCGTTCGTCGAATATGGCCAGCTCAAAGGCGTGGTGTCGGAGAAAGACATCTGGCGCGGCGGCTTCTCCAGTTCGTCGGGCTATGAGCTGGCGACGAAGATGCTGGCGCAGGACGATTTCCCCGAAGCGCTGTTTGTCGCCTCGGATTCTATCGCCATCGGCGTGCTGCGGGCGATCCACGAGAAAGGGCTGACGATTCCGCAGGATATCAGCCTGATTAGCGTCAACGATATCCCCACCGCCCGCTTTACCTTCCCGCCGCTGACCACCGTGCGCATCCACTCGGAAATGATGGGCAGCCAGGGCGTGAACCTGCTGCTGGAAAAAGCGCGCGATGGCCGTGCGCTGCCGCTGCAGGTGTTTGTGCCGAGCCGGTTGAAGTTGCGTGGTACGACGCGTTAA
- the ygjJ gene encoding protein YgjJ, translating to MKITPTLYGALAALSFCTPSMAAEEARPAEHDDTRTPELSATSYRFYGELGVGGYMDLEGPEKHKYSDGTYIEGGLEIKHGPWFGLIYGEGWTVQADHQGNAWVPDHSWGGFEGGLNRFYGGYRTEDSTEIMLSLRQDSSLDDLQWWGDFTPDLGYVIPNTRDIMTALKVQNLAGKLRYSVTATPAGHHDESKAWLHFGKYDRYDDKYTYPAMMNGYLQYEFIDGVTWMNGLEVTDGTGELFLTGLLSPNLAARAWHHTGRAKGQNVPGTETGFMASAMVETLKGLYFSTAWSYAKHRPDDSANETTSFMQFGIWYEYGNGRFATAADSRWYMKTASGDPSDQVFLMQYFYW from the coding sequence ATGAAAATAACACCGACTCTTTACGGGGCACTGGCTGCCCTCTCTTTTTGCACGCCATCGATGGCCGCGGAAGAAGCACGACCAGCAGAACATGACGACACCCGCACGCCGGAACTGAGCGCCACTTCGTACCGTTTTTACGGCGAGCTGGGCGTCGGCGGGTATATGGATCTCGAAGGCCCGGAGAAACACAAATACAGCGACGGAACCTATATCGAAGGCGGGCTGGAGATCAAACACGGCCCGTGGTTTGGCCTGATCTACGGCGAAGGCTGGACCGTACAGGCGGACCATCAGGGCAACGCCTGGGTTCCCGACCACAGCTGGGGCGGGTTCGAGGGCGGTCTGAACCGTTTTTACGGCGGCTATCGCACGGAGGACAGCACCGAAATCATGCTCAGCCTGCGCCAGGATTCGTCCCTCGACGACCTGCAATGGTGGGGCGATTTCACCCCGGATCTGGGCTATGTCATCCCAAACACCCGCGACATCATGACCGCGCTGAAAGTGCAAAACCTGGCGGGTAAACTGCGCTACAGCGTGACCGCCACACCCGCCGGGCATCACGACGAAAGCAAGGCCTGGCTGCACTTCGGGAAGTACGATCGCTACGACGATAAGTACACTTATCCGGCGATGATGAACGGTTATTTACAGTACGAATTCATCGACGGCGTGACCTGGATGAACGGCCTGGAAGTGACCGACGGCACCGGCGAATTGTTCTTAACCGGACTGCTGTCACCCAATCTGGCCGCCCGCGCATGGCATCATACCGGGCGCGCCAAAGGGCAAAACGTGCCGGGCACGGAGACCGGGTTTATGGCAAGCGCGATGGTCGAAACCCTGAAAGGGCTCTACTTCTCCACCGCCTGGAGCTACGCCAAACATCGCCCTGATGATTCCGCCAACGAAACCACCTCGTTTATGCAGTTCGGCATCTGGTACGAATACGGCAACGGGCGTTTTGCTACCGCCGCCGACAGCCGCTGGTACATGAAAACCGCCTCGGGCGACCCGAGCGACCAGGTTTTCCTGATGCAATATTTCTACTGGTAA
- the ebgA gene encoding beta-galactosidase subunit alpha encodes MNRWENVQLTHENRLPPRAYFFAYQDIDQARRFAREASSHFLLLSGQWTFRYFDHPLKVPESFPHQLMSDWGQIGVPSMWQLEGHGKLQYTDEGFPFPIDVPFVPSANPTGAYQRLFTLGDSWSTRQTIIKFDGVETYFEVYINGHYVGFSKGSRLTAEFDVSPYVHAGENLLCVKVMQWADSTYIEDQDMWWTAGIFRDVYLVGRPLTHIDDFTVTTTFNDDYRDATLACHVELENLTAQSENVTLEVQLFDGEKRLYQGETQASVGKRQTVDFSIDVKQPKQWSAETPHLYHLLLIMKNAAGDTLEVVPQRVGFRDIQVRDGLMLINNRYVMLHGVNRHDNDHRRGRAVSMDRVEKDLILMKRHNINSVRTAHYPNDPRFYELCDLYGLFVMAETDVESHGFANVGDLSRITDDPTWEPVYVERIVRHVQAQKNHPSIVIWSLGNESGYGCNIRSMAKACKALDPTRLVHYEEDRDAEVVDIISTMYTRVPLMNEFGEFPHPKPRIICEYAHAMGNGPGGLSEYQNVFYRHDCLQGHYVWEWCDHGIQAQDADGKTFYQYGGDFGDYPNNANFCLDGLIYSDQTPGPGLREYKQVIAPVKIHAVDLARGELRVENKLWFSTVDDYTLRVEIKAEGELLSSQVLKVSDLAPNSARTVQITVPETDGRESWVNVFVSKDSATPYSDANHPIAQYQFSLAPRTQVAQPLAVSATPLIVHDERLTCTVSGHNFRMLFSKLSGKLTSWRVNGEELIAKEGKINFFKPMIDNHKQEYEGLWEPNHLQIMQEHLRTIEISRDGDDLVMETRTTIAPPVFDFGMRCTYRWRVTPAGALSVVLAGTPYGDYPHIIPCIGFTLGINESLNQVTYYGRGPGENYPDSQRANLIDVWKSNVEAMFENYPFPQNNGNRQQVRWAALTGHSGHGLLVVPQQPIHFSAWPYTAEAIHAARHCNELERSGHITLNLDHQQLGLGSNSWGSEVLDSWRVRFQPFRYGFTLLPTHGDVQAQAFSLTPAAAESEAE; translated from the coding sequence ATGAACCGCTGGGAGAATGTTCAACTGACGCACGAAAACCGGCTGCCGCCGCGCGCGTACTTTTTTGCTTATCAGGATATCGACCAGGCCCGCCGCTTTGCCCGAGAGGCCAGCAGCCATTTTCTGCTGCTGAGCGGCCAATGGACGTTCCGCTATTTCGACCATCCGCTGAAAGTGCCAGAGTCCTTCCCCCACCAGTTGATGAGCGACTGGGGCCAGATCGGCGTGCCGTCCATGTGGCAGCTGGAAGGCCACGGCAAGCTGCAATACACCGACGAAGGATTCCCCTTCCCGATTGACGTGCCGTTCGTGCCGAGCGCCAACCCGACCGGGGCCTATCAACGCCTGTTCACTCTCGGCGACAGCTGGAGCACGCGCCAGACGATTATCAAATTCGACGGCGTAGAGACCTATTTCGAAGTCTACATAAACGGCCACTACGTCGGCTTCAGCAAGGGCAGCCGCCTGACCGCTGAATTTGACGTTTCGCCTTACGTTCACGCGGGAGAAAACCTGCTGTGCGTCAAAGTGATGCAGTGGGCCGACTCCACCTACATCGAAGATCAGGATATGTGGTGGACGGCGGGGATCTTCCGCGACGTCTACCTGGTGGGCCGACCACTCACTCATATCGACGATTTCACCGTCACCACCACCTTTAACGACGACTACCGCGACGCCACCCTCGCCTGCCACGTCGAGCTGGAAAACCTGACTGCCCAGTCGGAAAACGTCACCCTCGAGGTTCAGCTTTTCGACGGCGAAAAGCGTCTGTATCAGGGCGAAACCCAAGCCAGCGTCGGGAAGCGTCAGACCGTTGATTTCAGCATCGACGTCAAACAACCAAAGCAGTGGTCTGCCGAAACGCCGCATCTCTATCACCTGCTGCTGATCATGAAAAACGCCGCAGGCGACACGCTGGAAGTGGTCCCGCAGCGCGTGGGCTTCCGCGATATCCAGGTGCGCGACGGCCTGATGCTGATCAACAACCGCTACGTGATGCTCCACGGCGTTAACCGCCACGATAACGATCATCGCAGAGGCCGCGCGGTGAGCATGGATCGCGTCGAAAAAGATCTGATCCTGATGAAGCGGCACAATATCAACTCGGTGCGCACCGCCCATTACCCAAACGATCCGCGCTTTTACGAGCTGTGCGATCTCTACGGCCTGTTTGTGATGGCGGAGACGGACGTCGAGTCCCACGGTTTTGCCAACGTCGGCGATCTGAGCCGCATCACCGACGATCCGACATGGGAACCGGTCTACGTTGAACGCATCGTGCGCCACGTGCAGGCGCAGAAAAACCATCCGTCGATCGTCATCTGGTCGCTCGGCAACGAGTCCGGCTACGGGTGCAACATCCGCTCGATGGCGAAAGCCTGCAAGGCGCTGGATCCCACCCGTCTGGTGCATTACGAAGAGGACCGCGACGCCGAAGTGGTGGACATCATCTCCACCATGTACACCCGCGTGCCGCTGATGAACGAGTTCGGCGAATTCCCGCACCCGAAACCGCGCATCATCTGCGAATACGCCCACGCCATGGGCAACGGCCCCGGCGGCTTAAGCGAATATCAGAACGTCTTTTATCGTCACGACTGTCTGCAGGGGCATTACGTCTGGGAGTGGTGCGATCACGGCATTCAGGCCCAGGACGCGGACGGCAAAACCTTCTACCAGTACGGCGGTGACTTTGGCGACTACCCGAATAACGCCAACTTCTGCCTCGACGGGCTGATCTACTCCGATCAAACGCCAGGCCCTGGCCTGCGGGAGTACAAGCAGGTGATCGCCCCGGTGAAAATTCACGCCGTCGATCTGGCGCGCGGCGAGCTGCGGGTCGAGAACAAACTGTGGTTCAGCACAGTCGACGACTACACCCTGCGGGTGGAGATCAAAGCCGAAGGCGAGTTGCTGAGCAGCCAGGTGTTGAAAGTGAGCGATTTAGCCCCGAACAGCGCCCGCACCGTTCAGATTACCGTCCCAGAGACAGACGGTCGCGAAAGCTGGGTCAACGTGTTCGTCAGCAAAGATTCCGCCACGCCCTACAGCGACGCGAATCACCCGATTGCACAGTATCAGTTTTCGCTGGCCCCGCGCACGCAGGTTGCGCAGCCGCTGGCCGTCAGCGCCACGCCGCTGATCGTTCACGATGAACGCCTGACCTGCACCGTCAGCGGACATAACTTCCGCATGCTGTTCTCAAAACTCAGCGGCAAGCTCACGTCGTGGCGGGTGAACGGTGAAGAGCTGATTGCCAAAGAGGGCAAAATCAATTTCTTCAAGCCGATGATTGATAACCACAAGCAGGAGTACGAAGGGCTGTGGGAACCGAATCATCTGCAGATCATGCAGGAGCATCTGCGCACCATTGAGATTTCCCGCGACGGCGATGACCTGGTGATGGAAACCCGCACCACCATCGCGCCGCCGGTGTTTGATTTCGGCATGCGCTGCACCTACCGCTGGCGCGTCACACCGGCGGGCGCACTGAGCGTCGTGCTGGCGGGCACTCCGTACGGGGACTACCCGCACATCATCCCGTGCATCGGCTTTACGCTCGGCATCAACGAAAGCCTCAACCAGGTGACGTACTACGGGCGCGGGCCGGGCGAGAACTACCCGGACAGCCAGCGGGCGAACCTGATCGACGTCTGGAAAAGCAACGTCGAGGCGATGTTCGAGAACTACCCGTTCCCGCAGAACAACGGCAACCGCCAGCAGGTACGCTGGGCGGCGCTAACCGGTCATAGCGGCCACGGCCTGCTCGTGGTGCCGCAACAGCCGATCCACTTCAGCGCCTGGCCGTACACCGCCGAGGCGATCCACGCCGCGCGCCACTGCAACGAACTCGAGCGCAGCGGGCACATCACGCTGAATCTTGACCACCAGCAACTGGGGCTGGGCTCTAACTCCTGGGGCAGCGAAGTGCTGGACAGCTGGCGCGTGCGCTTCCAGCCGTTCCGCTATGGCTTCACCCTGCTGCCGACACACGGCGATGTGCAGGCCCAGGCGTTTTCTCTCACTCCCGCAGCCGCCGAAAGCGAGGCCGAATAA
- a CDS encoding amino acid permease, with amino-acid sequence MSESTVSQSKRNTIGKFGLLSLTFAAVFSFNNVINNNIELGLASAPMFFLATLFYFIPFCLIIAEFVSLNKNSEAGVYAWVKSSLGGRWAFITAYTYWFVNLFFFTSLLPRVIAYASYAFLGYEYILTPFATVVLSLVLFAFSTWVSTNGAKMLGPITSVTSTLMLLLTMSYILLAGAALVGGVQPADPITVEAMIPNFNWAFLGITTWIFMAAGGAESVAVYVNDVKGGSKSFVKVIILAGIFIGVLYSISSVLINVFISSKELKFTGGSVQVFHGLAVYFGLPEVLMNRFVGLVSFTAMFGSLLMWTATPVKIFFSEIPSGIFGPKTVALNENGVPARAAWIQYLIVIPLMIIPTMGSNTAQDLMNTVINMTAAASMLPPLFIMLAYLNLRRKLDHLPRDFKMGSRTTGTVVVSMLIVIFTIGFIASTFPTGGNILTIVFYNVGGIVIFLGFAWWKYSKYIKGLSQDEKKIEAAPASTAS; translated from the coding sequence ATGTCAGAGTCCACTGTTTCACAGTCCAAGCGTAATACCATCGGCAAGTTCGGCCTGCTGTCGCTGACCTTTGCCGCCGTTTTTAGCTTCAACAACGTCATCAACAATAATATCGAGCTGGGGCTGGCGTCCGCGCCAATGTTCTTCCTGGCGACGCTGTTCTACTTTATTCCGTTTTGTCTCATCATCGCCGAATTCGTCTCGCTGAATAAAAACTCCGAGGCGGGCGTATATGCGTGGGTGAAAAGTTCCCTCGGCGGGCGCTGGGCGTTTATTACCGCCTACACCTACTGGTTCGTGAATCTGTTCTTCTTCACCTCGTTATTACCGCGCGTTATTGCCTACGCCTCCTACGCTTTTCTCGGCTATGAGTACATTCTCACGCCGTTTGCCACCGTGGTGCTGAGTCTGGTGCTGTTTGCCTTTTCGACGTGGGTTTCGACCAACGGCGCGAAGATGCTCGGGCCGATCACCTCCGTCACTTCCACGCTGATGCTGCTCCTGACGATGTCCTATATTCTGCTGGCGGGCGCGGCGCTGGTCGGCGGCGTGCAGCCTGCGGATCCGATCACCGTCGAGGCGATGATCCCCAACTTTAACTGGGCATTCCTCGGAATAACCACCTGGATCTTCATGGCCGCGGGCGGTGCGGAATCTGTCGCCGTATACGTCAACGACGTGAAGGGCGGATCGAAGTCGTTCGTGAAAGTGATCATCCTCGCCGGGATCTTCATCGGCGTGCTCTATTCCATCTCCTCGGTGCTGATCAACGTCTTTATCAGCAGCAAAGAGCTGAAGTTCACCGGCGGTTCGGTGCAGGTGTTCCACGGTCTGGCGGTGTACTTCGGCCTGCCGGAAGTGCTGATGAACCGCTTTGTCGGCCTGGTCTCCTTTACCGCCATGTTCGGCTCTCTGCTGATGTGGACCGCCACGCCGGTGAAAATCTTCTTCTCGGAAATCCCGTCCGGCATTTTTGGGCCTAAAACCGTCGCCCTCAATGAGAACGGCGTTCCGGCGCGCGCGGCGTGGATCCAGTATCTGATCGTGATCCCGCTGATGATTATCCCGACCATGGGATCGAACACCGCGCAGGATCTGATGAACACGGTGATCAACATGACCGCCGCCGCCTCGATGCTGCCGCCGCTGTTTATCATGCTGGCCTACCTGAACCTGCGCCGCAAACTCGATCACCTGCCGCGTGATTTCAAAATGGGCTCACGCACCACGGGTACGGTCGTTGTGTCGATGCTGATTGTGATTTTCACCATTGGCTTTATCGCCTCCACCTTCCCGACGGGCGGCAATATTCTGACGATTGTGTTCTACAACGTCGGCGGCATCGTGATTTTCCTTGGCTTTGCGTGGTGGAAATACAGCAAATACATCAAGGGATTATCGCAAGACGAAAAAAAGATTGAAGCCGCTCCTGCTTCGACGGCCTCCTGA
- the lsrF gene encoding 3-hydroxy-5-phosphonooxypentane-2,4-dione thiolase, with translation MADLDDIKDGKDFGIGTPQQNVPFTLKGCGALDWGMQSRLARIFNPKSNRTVMLAFDHGYFQGPTTGLERIDLSIAPLFAETDVLMCTRGILRSQVPPATNKPVVLRASGGNSILGELSNECVAVAMEDALRLNVCAVAAQVYIGSEFEHQSINNIIKLVDAGNRYGIPTLAVTGVGKEMARDARYFSLASRIAAEMGAQFVKTYFVEEGFEKVTASCPVPIVIAGGKKLPEHEALEMCFRAIDQGASGVDMGRNIFQSSAPLAMLKAVKKVVHENMSAREAFQFWQEEKQGEVK, from the coding sequence ATGGCTGATTTAGATGACATCAAAGACGGAAAAGATTTTGGCATCGGCACGCCGCAGCAGAACGTGCCCTTTACCCTGAAGGGCTGCGGGGCGCTGGACTGGGGAATGCAGTCGCGGCTGGCGCGCATCTTTAACCCGAAAAGTAACCGCACGGTGATGCTCGCCTTTGACCATGGCTATTTTCAGGGACCGACCACCGGGCTTGAGCGTATCGATCTGTCGATTGCTCCGCTGTTTGCCGAAACCGACGTGCTGATGTGTACCCGCGGCATTTTGCGAAGCCAGGTGCCGCCTGCCACCAACAAACCGGTGGTGCTGCGCGCGTCGGGCGGTAACTCGATTCTGGGCGAGCTGTCGAACGAGTGCGTGGCGGTGGCGATGGAAGATGCGCTGCGCCTGAACGTCTGCGCCGTGGCGGCGCAGGTCTATATCGGCAGCGAGTTTGAGCATCAGTCGATCAACAACATTATCAAGCTGGTGGATGCGGGCAACCGCTACGGCATTCCGACGCTGGCGGTGACCGGCGTCGGGAAAGAGATGGCCCGCGACGCGCGCTATTTCTCGCTCGCCAGCCGCATTGCCGCCGAAATGGGGGCGCAGTTCGTCAAAACCTATTTCGTGGAAGAGGGCTTTGAAAAAGTGACCGCCAGCTGCCCGGTACCGATTGTGATCGCCGGGGGTAAAAAGCTGCCGGAGCATGAGGCGCTGGAGATGTGTTTCCGTGCCATCGATCAGGGGGCGTCGGGTGTGGACATGGGGCGCAACATCTTCCAGTCCAGCGCGCCGCTGGCGATGCTGAAAGCGGTGAAAAAAGTGGTACACGAGAACATGAGCGCCCGCGAGGCGTTCCAGTTCTGGCAGGAAGAGAAACAGGGAGAGGTGAAATGA